The window GTTAAGACAGGAACTTTGGCAACCATAGCCTGTGTCTCTGTCATCTGGTATTTGCCGCCGTGGGGCATGAATACTGAACCTGCGCCGATAGAGCCGTCAAACATTTCCACAAGGCCCTTCTGGGAGCATACATTCAGATCGCCCAGTATGGACAGCCATTTCTCTCTTATGTCTCCAATCTCCCGGACGGCAAAAAGGCTTCCCTCCCTGTCCGGTATCTCTACTTCTACAGAAGTCTCCTGATGGGCCCCGTTGGTATCTAAAAAGGCCCGGGAAATATTCACAATTTCCTTTCCCCGCCACACAAGCACCAGCCTGGGAGACTCTGTCACAACTGCCACCTCCACGGCCTCTAAGTTTTCCTCTTTCGCATATGCCATAAAGCCGGCAACATCTTTGGGATCCACTACAACTGCCATCCTCTCCTGTGACTCAGAAATAGCGATCTCTGTCCCGTCAAGGCCGGCATACTTTTTAGGCACCTTATCTAAATCCACCCGCAGGCCGGCAGCCAGCTCGCCAATGGCAACCGATACGCCGCCTGCCCCAAAGTCGTTGCACTTTTTAATCAGCCTGCTTACTTCCTCCCGCCTGAATAGGCGCTGGATCTTACGTTCTGTAGGAGGATTCCCTTTCTGCACCTCTGCACCGCAAGTCTCTATGGATTCCTCAGTGTGTACTTTAGATGAGCCTGTGGCGCCGCCGCATCCATCCCGGCCTGTGCGTCCTCCCAGAAGGATAATGATGTCCCCGGGGTCAGAAGTTTCACGGATCACGGCCCGCCTGGGAGCTGCACCTAAGACGGCGCCTATCTCCATGCGTTTCGCCACATAATCAGGATGGTATATCTCCTTCACGGCCCCTGTAGCCAACCCAATCTGATTGCCATAGGAACTATAGCCGGCTGCCGCACCGCGAACCAGCTTTTTCTGGGGCAGCTTTCCTTTCATCGTCTCCCTCACAGGGACAGTGGGATCTGCCGCACCTGTCACCCGCATTGCCTGATAGACGTAAGTACGCCCGGAGAGAGGATCCCGGATTGCCCCGCCCAGGCAAGTAGCCGCGCCGCCAAAGGGTTCAATCTCAGTAGGATGGTTATGGGTCTCATTCTTAAAATTAATCAGCCACTCCTCTGTCACTTCATCCACCTGAATAGGGACCACAATACTGCAGGCATTGATCTCCTCTGATTCTTCCTGATCCTGGAGTTTCCCTTCCTTTTTCAGTTTCCGCATAGCCATAAGTGCCAGATCCATCAGGCAGATAAACTTATCCTTTCTGCCTGCAAAAATTTCACTGTGGTCTTTCAGATACTGCCTGTACGTATTTTCGATTGGGACTTTATAATCTCCCTCGCCAAATGTAACATCTTTTAATTCAGTGGAGAATGTGGTGTGGCGGCAGTGATCTGACCAATATGTGTCAAGGACACGGATCTCCGTCATTGTGGGATCCCTGTGTTCTTCTCCTCTATAATAATTCTGGATATGAAGAAAATCTCTGAAAGTCATGGCAAGGCCCAGGGAATCATACAGCTCCTCTAACTCCCTTTCAGACATCTCCCTGAATTTCTCGAATATAGGGATATCCGCAGGCTCTTCAAACTCTGTCACCAACGTATCTGGCTTTTCCATGCCAGTCTCCCTGGAATCTACAGGATTGATACAGTGGCTTTTGACAGCCTCCTGCTCGGCCTCTGTCAGTCCCCCCTCTATCACATAGGTAACAGCCGTTTTTATGACAGGCTTTTCATCCTCCTTTATAAACTGCACACACTGTTCAGCAGAATCTGCCCTCTGGTCAAATTGGCCTGGGAGGTATTCTACGGAGAATATATAGTCCCCCTCCCCTGACGGGAAATTCTCTCTGTAGAGTATATCCACCGGCGGCTCTGCAAACACACCAGCGCAGGCCTTCTCAAAAGTAGCTTCTGAAATACCCTCCACATCGTAACGGATCAGCATCCTCACATTTGAAATGCCTGAAATACCAAGGTAATGCTGAATCTCATGGCAAAGTTCCCTCGCCTGGACAGCAAATTCTGGCTTCTTCTCCACATAAACACGCTTTACACTACTCATAATTGGTCTCCTTTACATTTTATTCCCGCAGGACAGCATACCAAACAGATATTCCCCCAAGGACACTTTATGGTATGCCTGCACGTATCACTTGGATGCTTCTGCGTATATGTTCTCACTTTCTTATATCATCCTACCATATTCCCAATCATTAGTATAATTAATATACCTTAAGTTACTCATTAGTTTTTTTAATATTTGTTTTCCTTCTCCAAACCACACTTACAGCCAGCAACACAGCCAGCCCCACTCCAAAGATGGCTCCGATCCTGGCCACCATATCAGCAAACAGCCCTTCAGGCAGCATCCGGATCATATAATCCTGCGCAGGGTCAAAAATCCACAGATCATTGGTAAAGAAAATCTCATGGAATTTTGTAAAGGCAGCTGTAAAGTCTCTGGAAAAAGCAAATGCCAGCAGCACGCCCGCCACTGCTGTCAGGGCCACCGCCGCCTGGAAGGCCCTGGGTATTACATATTTCCAATCCATTCTGCAGCCTGCCAGGGCCAAAAGGCAGATAAGCAGAACCACAAAGGCCCCCACCCTGAGCTTCAGGCCCCCCAGGAAAAGCGCCTGCACATCTGCCATATGCAGCCTGTCCTGCTCATTAAAAAAATCTTGTTCTTTTCCCTCCACAGTCGTGATTACCTCTAAAGCCTCCCGGTCCCCTTTCAGATAGGCCATCATCTCGTGGGTGACGTACATCACATCCTCCATATTCATATCCAGTTCCGAGAGCACCCCATACTTTTCATATTCTTTTTGATAAAACCCGAAGTCGGCATACATAGCTGCCTGAAAACTTGTAATCAGAAGGATCACAACCACCGAAAGGGATAAAAGTATCCCGAATACCCACTGCAATTTTTTCATATTTGTCCCCTCTCTTCCAAACACAAAACCACCCGTGTTTAAAAGAGGCAAATCAACATAAAAAATGATCTGCTTACTTTTCCTTTCTTTCCTTAATCCAAATCCCCGTTTCCATATATTCCCGTGCGGTCCGTAAAAAAGTCGGATGGCCTTTAGAACGCAAGATGGGAATAGTTTTATTCTACCATAAACCTGATTGTAATTCATCTTTAATTGCTTTATAATACAAACATCACTTTTTAAGGGGACAATCATGGATATAAACTATGAATTATATAAAGTATTTTATCATGTAGCCGCAACCTTGAGTTTTTCGGAAGCATCCAAACGGCTTTTTATTTCACAGTCAGCAGTCAGCCAGTCTATCAAAACACTGGAACGGAAACTGGACCAGGTTCTTTTTATACGGAGCACCAAAAGAGTCCAGCTTACGCCAGAGGGCGAAATTTTGCTGCGCCACATCGAGCCTGCCATGGATCTCATAAAACGAGGTGAAAGCCAGCTCCTGGATGCCTCCTCAACAGGAGGCCAGATCCGCATCGGGGCCAGCGATACTATCTGCCGTTATTTCCTGGTCCCTTATCTCGGGAGGTTCCATAAGGCCTTTCCAAATGCACATATAAAGGTAATTAACCAGACCTCTATCAAATGTGTAGAGCTGCTGGAAACCGGGCAGGTAGATTTAATCGTGGTCAATTATCCGAATAACTATCTGAGCAATGTTTCTTCTATAAAGAAAATTAAAACCTTCCGGGACGTCTTTATCGCCAACCATACTTTCCAGGCACTTAAGAATAAAAAGCTGACATATAAGCAGCTCTCCCAATATCCCATCCTCATGCTGGACCGCCACAGTACGACAAGCGAGTTCCTGCACCGCCTCTTTCAGCAGCACCAGCTTGATCTTGTCCCCGAGATAGAGCTTACAAGCAATGACCTGCTCATTGATATGGCCCGGATAGGGCTTGGGATTGCATTTATTCCTGACTACTGCCTCCTTGACAGTCCCAAAGACTTATTCATTGTCGAAACACAGGAGGAACTTCCTGCCCGGGATCTAGTAATTGCCTGTAATGAGCATATTCCCCTTTCCAGGACTGCTGCAGAATTTTTAAATTATTTTTAATCTTCTTACTAAAATCTGGGGCCAGTATATTTCCAGGATGGATATCATATAGGAAGCTCTCCTGCGCTGGATTCATCCCAGAATTCTTCCAGTTGGCCCCTCAGTGTCTCCAGCTGGCAGACCTTGTATCCACTCCATTCCCTGGGAAAAATCTCCTGGTACTGCCTGCCCATAAAACGTTCATCCAGGAGTACAATAATCCCTCTGTCATACTCTGTCCTGATGACCCGCCCCGCAGACTGCAGCACTTTGTTCATCCCCGGATAGAGATAGGCATAGTCAAATCCCTTCATCCCTCTGCTGTCAAAGTACTGTTTCACTATCTCCCGGTCATTACAGACTTGTGGAAGTCCGGTGCCCGCAATCACGGCTCCGATCAGCCGGTCCTTTGCCAAGTCAATGCCCTCTGAAAAAACGCCTCCCATGACACAGAACCCTACCAGGCTGTTTTGGCGCTCCTCCTCAAAATTCTCCAGAAATATCTCCCTGGCTTCCTCATTCATATACTGGGACTGGACTATACATTCTATGTCCCCTACATCCCCGGCAGCCTTCTGAAAATATTCATATACATCCTCCATAAGACGGTAGGAGGGAAAGAAAACCATATAGTTCCCTTTCCTGGCTTCCACAACTAAAAGAATATATCTGGAAAACTTTTCATACATGGTGCGCCCCCGCCTGGTATACTTAGTACTGACATCATTTCCCAACAAAAGCAGCCGGTTTTGGGCCGGAAATGAAGATTTCGCATATACGGCATAATCATCGTCCTGTGCACTGAGCAGATTTTTATAATAGTGGATAGGCAGCAGCGTGGCAGAAAAAAATATGGTGCTGTTCCCCTGATCTAAGTAAGACTTTAAGTTCACCGACGGATTCACGCAGAGAAGCCGCACTTTAAACCTCCCATCTCCCTCCAGCTCTGTATAAACCATATAATTTTCGTCCAGAATATCGTGGATATTCAAAAAATCCCGCACCCCAAAATAAAACCCAAGCACTGCCTCCCTCTTCTCCTCATCCTGCACTTCCTCCAAATATTCTTCGGTTTTTGACATAACATTAATTAATTTTAAGGCCACATGGGACACACTGTCTAAAACCTGGTAATTCTCACATTCCCTTTTCAGGGAGAGGAGCTGCTTATTGCATTCTTCAAGGCATTTCGCCAGGCCGGGGGAATCGGATCTGACAAGCCGCTTTATCTCCAGCACATCTTCTTTATATAGAGAGGCACTGTACATCTGCCTTCCCCGCTCTACCAGATTATGGGCCTCGTCAATCAGGAACAAGTACTCTCCCCTGCCTCCTTCAGAGAAAAATCTTCTCAAATGTGCATTTGGGTCAAATACATAATTATAATCACAGATAACGGCATCCGACCAGAGGGCCACGTCCAGCGCCATCTCGTAAGGGCAGACCTGGTATTTCCTGGCCTGCTTTACTAATGCCTCCCGGCCCATGTCATCCGTGTGGGTGATCATGTCAAAGACAGCTTCATTGACCCTGTCATAATGCCCTTTCGCAAAGGGGCAGCTATCCGGGTTACATAGCGTCTCTTCTAAAAAGCAGATCTTTTCCTTAGCCGTCAGGGTAATGACTTTGAAACAGAGTTTCTGCTTCTTCAGAATCTGGAATGCCTGCTCTGCCACTGTCCTCGTAATTGTCCTGGCAGTCAGATAAAAGAGTCCCTCCCCTAAACCTTCCCCCACGGCCCTCACCGCGGGAAAAAGGGTTGCCATGGTTTTGCCCGCACCAGTTGGAGCCTGGATAAAAAGTTTCTTCTTTCTGAGGATTGTCTTATAAACAGAGGCAACCAGCTCCCTCTGCCCCTCTCTATATTCAAAAGGGAACTGTACTTCTCTGATAGATGCATCCCTCTTCTTCCGCCACTGGATCTGAAAACGGGCCCATTTTTCATAACTATTTATGAGGGATACAAACCACTCTTTTAACTCTCCATAGGACAACTTAAAGAGGAATCTTTTCAACTCCTCAGTCTCCATCTGGCAGTATGTCATCTGGACATTGATTTCTTTCAGGCCATTTTGTTCTGCATAGATATAAGCATAACATTTGGCCTGTGCAAGATGAACCGCATTAGGTTCCTCCATATGCTCCAGTCCCCGAAGGGTCCCTTTAATTTCATCAATTGTGGTGCCTTCTTCATCTTCTATGACGCCATCTGCCCTTCCCTCCACCTGGATAATAAATTCACTGCATGGCATCTGAATCTTCATAAAAACTTCAGCACAATAAGCAGAACCCATCCGCCTCTGGATCCTGCGGTGAATTCTGCTCCCCTGGTGCATGGCATCCATATCCATGGCACCCGCCCTTCTGTTGTCTATATCCCCACTTTGGAGGATAAATTCTACCAGATTCCTGACAGATATCCGTATTACTTCTTTTTCTTCCATATGTGTCATTATACCCTGGCAGCCGGAAAAACGCCACTCTTAAATTAACACTGTGAACTGGATATAATTCTCCCCTTCAATCTCCTCCTGGCCTACGGTAATTTCCCCACCGGCCTTCTCAGCAAGGGATTTTGCCCTGTACAGTCCCAGTCCCCTCCCCTGGAAGCCATGATCCTTGGTAGAATAGCCTTTTTCAAAGAAGCGCCCAATCTCCTCAAAAGAAACTCTGCTATGCCTGTTCAGTATCTGAAAATACAGATGGTCCTGCCTAGAATCCAGAATCATGCGTACTTTACCCCGGCCCGCCAAAGTCTGGGACATATCCCCGCTGCTGTCCAGACAAGCCTCATATGCATTGTCCACCAGCACTCCCACAATCTCTATCAGGCTGTGCTCGGAAACTCTGGATATAATCTCCCTATTTAAAACCTGGATCTGTGTGTCTGCCTGCTCCCCCATGCCCACGATCTTACTGTACAAAAAGCCGGCCAGTACTTTGTCGCTGATCCTCAGCAGCGGCAGATACTGATTCATGCCTTCGTGCCGGACTTCCCTGATATATGCAGACTGCTGTCTGACCAGCCCTTCATAAGAATCTACAGTCAGATGCATGTTCAATATAGCATTGAGATGGTTATCGAACTCATGCTGTTTTGCACGTATTTCTTTAACCAACTCCTCAAGAGGATGGATATAGAGCCGGTACATTTTCAGCTCGTTCTCCTGCTCCTTTATAATATCGCTGTTCACCTTCCAGTCAATTGTGCCCCATATGATGACTGCCAGAAACAACAGAAACACAATCATCATCTTCACATCCAGAGTCCCGCTGACTTTCAGGTCAATGGCTAGATATACAGCTATCACAAGAGACAGGAAACAAAAGATCCTGTACAATGCCCTCCTGACCGATTTATCCATTCAAAAGCCTCCTGACCTCCCCTTTATAAGTAACGCCAATATCAATCTTCTCCTCATACCCCTCTGCCTGTATCATCTGGTTTACCATGTCATAATATATTACATAATTTTTATTGATTACATACATTCTATGGCATTGAAAAAATTCCTGCTTTGGCAGCCTGTCCAGCAGCTGCCGTATAGACAAATAAGGCACATTCATCTGCTCCTGGCGCATGCAGATGCATACGCCCCGGGGAATAGCCCGTATAAATACAATGTCCTCACAGAATATTTTATAGTTAATACCATCTTTTTTCACAACAATGTACGGTTTCTCCTCCGCCCTGGCATGGGCAAGCACCTTTCTTGTGACTGCCTCCACTTCCCCGGCCTCATAAGGCTTCAGTATATATTGGTAACAATGAACTTTCCTATAGGCATCCATTTCCAGTGAGGCAACAGAAGTCAGCATCACAATAGGAGTAAATTCATACTCATCAATACGGCGCACCTCCTCAGCAAATACCAGTCCTGATGCATCCTCTGCCTGACATATATTCAGGTTTACATCCAGTAAAAACAAGTCGAAAGTAGTCGTGCCATTTAAAAGCAGCCTGGCTTCTGCCAGGCTTTCCGCTTCTTTCACCGCCACATGGCCGGATATGGCACAGAGCATACTTACCAGCGCTTCTCTGCTGGCCCTGTCATCTTCCAATACTAATATTTCTGCCATAATCTGCTCCATCTGCCTGCCAATGCTTGGCATTTTCTTTCTTATTCGTGGGTTTCATGACGGGCAACTTCTGCAATCGTCTTGGTCAGTCCGGCAATTGACTGAAGCTCGGACGGGATGATGATCTTCGTGGCCTTGCCGTCAGCCGCCTTTGCAAATGCCTCAAGGCTCTTGATTGTGAGCACTGCCTCATCCGCGCCGGCCTCCTTGATAAACTCAATACCCTCGGCGGTTGCCCTCTGTACAGACCGTATGGCCTCCGCCTGTCCTTCAGCTTCCTTAATCCGTCTCTGTTTCTCGGCCTCTGCCTTTAAAATGGCTGCCTGTTTGGATGCCTCGGCTTCCAGGATTACAGACTCTTTCTCGCCTTCTGCAACAAGGATGGTAGACTTTTTCTCACCCTCTGCCCTCAAAATTGCCTCTCTTCGTTCCCGCTCTGCTTTCATCTGTTTCTCCATAGCATCCTGAATGGCTTTTGGAGGCATAATATTTTTCAGCTCCACACGGTTCACCTTGATTCCCCAGGGATCTGTTGCAATATCAAGGGAAGTCCTCATCTTAGAGTTGATGGTCTCCCTGGATGTAAGGGTCTCATCTAATTCCAGGTCACCAATAATATTACGCAGCGTCGTAGCCGTCAGATTCTCAATAGCAGAAAGGGGGCGTTCCACGCCATATGCATACTGCTTTGGGTCTGTTATCTGGAAAAATACAACTGTGTCAATCTGCATGGTTACATTGTCCTTAGTGATCACTGCCTGTGGCTCAAAATCTACAACCTGCTCCTTCAATGACACCTTTTTGGCAACCTTGTCAATCAGCGGAATCTTAAAGTGCAGTCCCACACCCCAGGTGTCCTTATACCCACCAAGCCTCTCCAGTATATATGCATGTGCCTGTGGCACGATCCTGATATTTGAAACTAGGATCAAAAGTATAATTATCAAAAGCGTAAACCCTATCCAAAGTCCCATTTTTATTCCTCCTCATACTTCTTTACTATCAGCTTTACACCGGATATACTGACTACCTTTGCCAGCGCTCCCGGCTCCAATGTCTCCTCATCACTTTCGGCCCTTGCCGTCCATTCCAGTCCGTTGACAACCGCCGTCCCTGTCTGGGCCAGATTATCCACTGTCTCTGTAACCCTGACGACCTTACCGATCACCCCCTCATAATTCGTCTTCTCATGGTGGGAGTTTATGTATTTTACCGCAAAAGGCCGGGTAAAAAACAACAGTAAGAATGAGACTATAAAAAATGCTCCTATCTGCCATACAAGGTTCAGCCCTGCAATGTTCAAAAGCAATGCCGCCAGTGCACCGCCAGCCAGCCAGACCGATGTCAGCCCGACTGTAATAATTTCAACGACCAGAAAAACAATCAGCAGTCCAAGCCATACAAAAGCTTCTCTCTCCATTTTTCTCCCTTCTCTCGATTTTAATTTCACCAGGTGCACCTTGCAGAAACAATGTCTGCCAATGCAGGGGGCCCGGGTGGCTTTTAAGCCAACAAAGGGGCGTCCTTTGCCTCCGTCTGCCGCCTCCCCCCCTCTGATGATATTTATATGTTAATCTGGTTTTGCTTATTATACAATACTTTTTGCGTGAATGCAGCGTTTTCCTGCTTCAGTGAAATCCCGGGCCCTATAGACTGCCGGCAAGCCGTAAATTCTGTCATATCCTCCCTGAAACGAATGGGGAGATGGGACCTTTGGAGGGCAGGGTTCTCTCTCTCCTGAATGGAAATGGCACTTAAGAACCCTTTCCACATACGTTCAAACTCACATTCCTTCTCAGATACTTTTTCTGCTGCGTTTACATCTAATTCCCCGCCAGTGATCAATATCCATCCTTTTTTGGCCTGGTGGACAAGGAACATCCTGTGTGTTTTATCATATATCATCCAATTCTCCAAAGGCAGCCTGTCAGCGAAATGGTCTGCTATACATGTCAGTACCTGTCCCTTGGGAGTAATCTCTGACAGCAGGACTCTATTCTCAAGCTCTCTGAACCTGATGAATTCAGTAAATAGATGGGCCTCATTTATCACACTGCGGCTAAGCTCAAATACTTTCGCCACATGGGGGTTGCTTAAATGCTCCATAATCCTGCGGCTGTTATGGATCTTCCTTGATGCAAGCATGGCCTGGTATACTGCATCCGCCTTCATGGCATCATCAGCCAGGAGCGCGTGATAAATATCTTTGTATACGCCGCTGCCAAGATTCTTCTTAATCAGGCGTTCCACTGCAGAGGATTTCCGCCCCTCTTCCCGCACCTCATGGTATTCGCAGAATAGTTGGGGCGCTGCCATGCCGCTCAGTGCAATCCCAGCATCGCCGTCCCTGTTTTCCTTCCATGCATCATAAATCGCTGAAAAAATCCCTGTCACTGTATCACTGCAGATATAGATCTGTCTCATAGTGTTCCTTCTTTCATCCAATTATATTCTTCACCTGTCCTTCCCGGAAATTCACATCGTCAAACAGGGACAGCTGCCTGTATGTCATGCCTGCCACAGAATCAGGCAGCCTCTCCTTTGTATTCAGCAGGTTCCTCAGTATGTAGTCCTCCTCTAATTTTGTCCGGTACATCATCCTTCCGCCACATGTCAGGAAATACAGGGCACGTTTGAGCACAACTCCCATTTTCTTCAAATCCTCGAATTTAAGCGCCCCCATCCTTCGCGCCTTTACAATCCGTAAGGCCGACTTATATCCAATCCCCGGCACCCGCAGCAATGTATTATAATCTGCCTGATTCACCTCCACCGGAAAAAATTCCAGATGCTTCAAGGCCCAGTCACACTTCGGGTCAAGAAATATATTAAAATTGGGGTTCTCCTCATCCAAAAGTTCCCTGGCCTCAAATCTATAATACCTAAGAAGCCAGTCCGCCTGGTACAGCCTGTGCTCACGCAGAAGCGGGGGCCCCTCATCCCTCCTGGCAGGGAGCGCTGAATCGTCATTCACAGCTATAAAGGCAGAATAGAATACACGTTTTAATTCAAATTTCCTGTAAAGAGATTCTGCTACATTAAGTATCTGAAAATCTGTCTCTAAGGTAGCGCCGATAATCATCTGGGTACTCTGGCCCGCCGGGACAAACCTGGGCGCCTTTTTATAAAGCATGATTTCTTTCTTATTGTCATTGTGCTTCTGCTGTACAAGCCTCATGGGGGACAGGATATTCTTCCTGCTCTTGTGGGGCGCTAAAAGCCGCAGGCCCTCTGCCGTGGGAAGTTCCAGGTTCACGCTCATCCTATCTGCCAAAAACCCTACCCTCTCAACCATATCCTGGGCAGCCCCGGGAATCGCCTTCACATGGATATATCCCTGAAAGTTATGCTCATGGCGCAGCTTATACAGCGCCGCATATATCAATTCCATTGTATAGTCAGGACTTTTCAAAACCCCTGAGCTTAGAAACAGTCCTTCTATATAATTCCGTCTGTAAAACTCCATTGTCAGCGTACAGATCTCATCCGGAGTAAAGGAAGTCCTCGCCACGTCATTGGAGGATCTGTTGATACAGTATTTACAGTCAAAAATGCATTCATTCGTAAACAAAATCTTCAGCAGGGAAATACACCTTCCATCTGCAGAAAAGCTATGGCATATCCCTGCCTTATGGCAGTTCCCCATGCCAGTGCCATCGCCCTGCCTGTCCACGCCGCTTGAAGTACATGCCACATCGTATTTTGCCGCATCACTTAGGATCTGCAGTTTATCATAAATTGACATCTGTTCGTGAATGACTCCAGACATCCTATCTACACTTCCTTTCTTCCGGTTCCAGGAGTCCCCCTCCCGCCCTTTCCTTTCAGAACATATGTTCTACATTATGATACCACATTTTTTTATCCAAATCAAGGGCTATCCAGACTGATCCCAAGATTTATTCCACAGGCAACAAGCCAAGGAGACATACCTGCATGTCCCCTTGGCAGCTGCCGCCAGGGTCTAATACTATGATGCTTGCACCGCTGCTAGTTTGACGCTCCATCTCCTTGCATTGGGATCTTTGCCCCGTCTATT of the Luxibacter massiliensis genome contains:
- a CDS encoding LysR family transcriptional regulator, which translates into the protein MDINYELYKVFYHVAATLSFSEASKRLFISQSAVSQSIKTLERKLDQVLFIRSTKRVQLTPEGEILLRHIEPAMDLIKRGESQLLDASSTGGQIRIGASDTICRYFLVPYLGRFHKAFPNAHIKVINQTSIKCVELLETGQVDLIVVNYPNNYLSNVSSIKKIKTFRDVFIANHTFQALKNKKLTYKQLSQYPILMLDRHSTTSEFLHRLFQQHQLDLVPEIELTSNDLLIDMARIGLGIAFIPDYCLLDSPKDLFIVETQEELPARDLVIACNEHIPLSRTAAEFLNYF
- a CDS encoding SPFH domain-containing protein; the protein is MGLWIGFTLLIIILLILVSNIRIVPQAHAYILERLGGYKDTWGVGLHFKIPLIDKVAKKVSLKEQVVDFEPQAVITKDNVTMQIDTVVFFQITDPKQYAYGVERPLSAIENLTATTLRNIIGDLELDETLTSRETINSKMRTSLDIATDPWGIKVNRVELKNIMPPKAIQDAMEKQMKAERERREAILRAEGEKKSTILVAEGEKESVILEAEASKQAAILKAEAEKQRRIKEAEGQAEAIRSVQRATAEGIEFIKEAGADEAVLTIKSLEAFAKAADGKATKIIIPSELQSIAGLTKTIAEVARHETHE
- a CDS encoding TIGR01906 family membrane protein; amino-acid sequence: MKKLQWVFGILLSLSVVVILLITSFQAAMYADFGFYQKEYEKYGVLSELDMNMEDVMYVTHEMMAYLKGDREALEVITTVEGKEQDFFNEQDRLHMADVQALFLGGLKLRVGAFVVLLICLLALAGCRMDWKYVIPRAFQAAVALTAVAGVLLAFAFSRDFTAAFTKFHEIFFTNDLWIFDPAQDYMIRMLPEGLFADMVARIGAIFGVGLAVLLAVSVVWRRKTNIKKTNE
- a CDS encoding ATP-dependent DNA helicase codes for the protein MEEKEVIRISVRNLVEFILQSGDIDNRRAGAMDMDAMHQGSRIHRRIQRRMGSAYCAEVFMKIQMPCSEFIIQVEGRADGVIEDEEGTTIDEIKGTLRGLEHMEEPNAVHLAQAKCYAYIYAEQNGLKEINVQMTYCQMETEELKRFLFKLSYGELKEWFVSLINSYEKWARFQIQWRKKRDASIREVQFPFEYREGQRELVASVYKTILRKKKLFIQAPTGAGKTMATLFPAVRAVGEGLGEGLFYLTARTITRTVAEQAFQILKKQKLCFKVITLTAKEKICFLEETLCNPDSCPFAKGHYDRVNEAVFDMITHTDDMGREALVKQARKYQVCPYEMALDVALWSDAVICDYNYVFDPNAHLRRFFSEGGRGEYLFLIDEAHNLVERGRQMYSASLYKEDVLEIKRLVRSDSPGLAKCLEECNKQLLSLKRECENYQVLDSVSHVALKLINVMSKTEEYLEEVQDEEKREAVLGFYFGVRDFLNIHDILDENYMVYTELEGDGRFKVRLLCVNPSVNLKSYLDQGNSTIFFSATLLPIHYYKNLLSAQDDDYAVYAKSSFPAQNRLLLLGNDVSTKYTRRGRTMYEKFSRYILLVVEARKGNYMVFFPSYRLMEDVYEYFQKAAGDVGDIECIVQSQYMNEEAREIFLENFEEERQNSLVGFCVMGGVFSEGIDLAKDRLIGAVIAGTGLPQVCNDREIVKQYFDSRGMKGFDYAYLYPGMNKVLQSAGRVIRTEYDRGIIVLLDERFMGRQYQEIFPREWSGYKVCQLETLRGQLEEFWDESSAGELPI
- a CDS encoding sensor histidine kinase; amino-acid sequence: MDKSVRRALYRIFCFLSLVIAVYLAIDLKVSGTLDVKMMIVFLLFLAVIIWGTIDWKVNSDIIKEQENELKMYRLYIHPLEELVKEIRAKQHEFDNHLNAILNMHLTVDSYEGLVRQQSAYIREVRHEGMNQYLPLLRISDKVLAGFLYSKIVGMGEQADTQIQVLNREIISRVSEHSLIEIVGVLVDNAYEACLDSSGDMSQTLAGRGKVRMILDSRQDHLYFQILNRHSRVSFEEIGRFFEKGYSTKDHGFQGRGLGLYRAKSLAEKAGGEITVGQEEIEGENYIQFTVLI
- a CDS encoding LytR/AlgR family response regulator transcription factor: MAEILVLEDDRASREALVSMLCAISGHVAVKEAESLAEARLLLNGTTTFDLFLLDVNLNICQAEDASGLVFAEEVRRIDEYEFTPIVMLTSVASLEMDAYRKVHCYQYILKPYEAGEVEAVTRKVLAHARAEEKPYIVVKKDGINYKIFCEDIVFIRAIPRGVCICMRQEQMNVPYLSIRQLLDRLPKQEFFQCHRMYVINKNYVIYYDMVNQMIQAEGYEEKIDIGVTYKGEVRRLLNG
- a CDS encoding phosphoribosylformylglycinamidine synthase, translating into MSSVKRVYVEKKPEFAVQARELCHEIQHYLGISGISNVRMLIRYDVEGISEATFEKACAGVFAEPPVDILYRENFPSGEGDYIFSVEYLPGQFDQRADSAEQCVQFIKEDEKPVIKTAVTYVIEGGLTEAEQEAVKSHCINPVDSRETGMEKPDTLVTEFEEPADIPIFEKFREMSERELEELYDSLGLAMTFRDFLHIQNYYRGEEHRDPTMTEIRVLDTYWSDHCRHTTFSTELKDVTFGEGDYKVPIENTYRQYLKDHSEIFAGRKDKFICLMDLALMAMRKLKKEGKLQDQEESEEINACSIVVPIQVDEVTEEWLINFKNETHNHPTEIEPFGGAATCLGGAIRDPLSGRTYVYQAMRVTGAADPTVPVRETMKGKLPQKKLVRGAAAGYSSYGNQIGLATGAVKEIYHPDYVAKRMEIGAVLGAAPRRAVIRETSDPGDIIILLGGRTGRDGCGGATGSSKVHTEESIETCGAEVQKGNPPTERKIQRLFRREEVSRLIKKCNDFGAGGVSVAIGELAAGLRVDLDKVPKKYAGLDGTEIAISESQERMAVVVDPKDVAGFMAYAKEENLEAVEVAVVTESPRLVLVWRGKEIVNISRAFLDTNGAHQETSVEVEIPDREGSLFAVREIGDIREKWLSILGDLNVCSQKGLVEMFDGSIGAGSVFMPHGGKYQMTETQAMVAKVPVLTGRTDSVSMMSFGFDPYLSSWSPYHGAVYAVVESVAKIVASGGDYRNIRFTFQEYFRRMTEDPKRWSQPFAALLGAYQAQLGFGLPSIGGKDSMSGTFQDIDVPPTLVSFAVDMATDKDVITPELKQAGNKLIWLRASRDEYDLPVYSQLMEQYGKFTEDIRKGRIVSAYALDRHGVIPAVSKMAFGNALGLKIEHSMDKRELFAPAFGDIVAEVPSDKVAELGITYTLIGEVTDDGKFSYGNTVVKIDEARTAWVKTLEKVFPTKSSADSEEILEEKVYDTQDIYVCSHKIGLPTVFIPVFPGTNCEYDSKRAFERAGARVVTKVFKNMGPEDIRDSVREFERAISGAQIIMFPGGFSAGDEPDGSAKFFATAFQNAKIKEAVEKLLNERDGLALGICNGFQALIKLGLVPYGKITGQKEDSPTLTYNTIGRHISKMVYTKVVSNKSPWLRCAELGKVYTNPASHGEGRFVADSECLDRLFGNGQVATQYCDPSGVASMSEEWNVNGSYRGVEGITSPDGRVLGKMAHSERRDASVAVNIYGEQDLKIFESGVKYFQ